In Pseudomonas putida, a genomic segment contains:
- a CDS encoding peptidylprolyl isomerase — protein sequence MSKVKLSTNHGDIVLQLDAEKAPLTTENFVQYVKDGHYNGTVFHRVIKGFMIQGGGFEAGMNQKKTRASIQNEADNGLKNKKYSIAMARTMEPHSASAQFFINASDNDFLNHSGKNVQGWGYAVFGEVIEGREIVDAIEKVATGSKAGHQDVPKDDVIIEKAEIIE from the coding sequence ATGTCCAAAGTCAAACTGAGCACCAACCACGGCGACATCGTCCTGCAACTGGACGCCGAAAAAGCGCCGCTCACCACCGAAAACTTCGTTCAGTACGTCAAGGACGGCCACTACAATGGCACCGTATTCCACCGCGTGATCAAGGGCTTCATGATCCAGGGTGGCGGTTTCGAAGCTGGCATGAACCAGAAGAAAACCCGCGCCAGCATCCAGAACGAAGCCGACAACGGCCTGAAGAACAAGAAGTACAGCATCGCCATGGCCCGCACCATGGAGCCGCACTCCGCCTCGGCGCAGTTCTTCATCAACGCCTCCGACAACGATTTCCTCAACCACAGCGGCAAGAACGTCCAGGGCTGGGGCTACGCGGTATTCGGCGAAGTGATCGAAGGCCGTGAAATCGTCGACGCCATCGAGAAGGTCGCCACCGGTTCCAAGGCTGGCCACCAGGACGTGCCGAAAGACGACGTGATCATCGAGAAAGCCGAGATCATTGAGTGA
- a CDS encoding urease subunit beta gives MIPGEIQVAAGDIELNVGRETVSVSVANHGDRPVQVGSHYHFFEVNDALVFEREPTRGFRLDIPAGTAVRFEPGQSRTVQLVAYAGKREVHGFQGKVMGALEGRA, from the coding sequence ATGATCCCAGGAGAAATCCAGGTCGCCGCCGGCGACATCGAACTCAATGTCGGTCGCGAAACGGTCAGCGTCAGCGTGGCCAACCATGGCGACCGACCCGTGCAAGTCGGTTCGCATTACCACTTCTTCGAGGTCAACGACGCGTTGGTGTTCGAGCGCGAACCGACCCGCGGCTTTCGCCTGGACATCCCGGCTGGCACCGCGGTGCGTTTCGAGCCGGGACAGTCGCGTACCGTGCAACTGGTGGCCTACGCCGGCAAGCGCGAGGTCCACGGCTTCCAGGGCAAGGTGATGGGCGCGCTGGAGGGCAGGGCATGA
- a CDS encoding sensor histidine kinase has protein sequence MPLPNPSKGWSSSTSRLLALYSFLFVAWSSILMGVLYFEVSSYLNKLTRHSMLQRQHLFAHMSGKQLDDALIASQAFEERAFDAYGLFDAQLNPIGGRIRAIPPGFGMDGQVHELKRCLDADDPHVPRDSCDAVAIKVQDGRWLVLVRDNGSLFVVTRIILDALLWGISLTLIPGFAGWYLLRRRPLKRIRAIQAQAELIVAGDLTHRLPLSTRRDELDMLAAIVNAMLDRIERLMHEVKGVCDNIAHDLRTPLTRLRAQLYRIRQQSPIDSPQAEALDLAIGETDTLMARFRGLLRISELEDRQRRAGFVQLDPHDLLVELHDFYLPLAEDGGIRLQLQQPERLGALHGDRELLFEALANLMGNAIKFTPEGGQVAVTATQDEAGVHIAIDDSGPGIPAEERDAVLKRFYRSEEGHRHTGFGLGLSIVAAIVDLHGFRLEVGESELGGAKLVLHCPLAGLTP, from the coding sequence ATGCCATTGCCGAACCCGTCTAAGGGCTGGAGTTCCTCGACCAGCCGCCTGCTGGCGCTGTACAGCTTCCTGTTCGTGGCCTGGAGCAGCATCCTCATGGGCGTGCTGTATTTCGAGGTGTCCAGCTACCTGAACAAGCTCACCCGCCACTCCATGCTGCAACGCCAGCACTTGTTCGCGCACATGAGCGGCAAGCAACTGGACGATGCCCTGATCGCAAGCCAGGCCTTCGAGGAACGGGCTTTCGACGCCTATGGCCTGTTCGATGCCCAACTCAACCCGATCGGAGGCCGTATCCGTGCGATCCCTCCGGGCTTCGGCATGGACGGCCAGGTGCACGAGCTCAAGCGCTGCCTGGACGCCGACGATCCGCATGTGCCGCGCGACAGCTGCGACGCGGTGGCCATCAAGGTTCAGGATGGCCGCTGGCTGGTACTGGTGCGCGACAACGGCTCGCTGTTCGTGGTCACCCGAATCATCCTCGACGCCCTGCTGTGGGGCATTTCCCTGACCCTGATCCCTGGCTTTGCTGGCTGGTACCTGCTGCGCCGTCGGCCACTCAAGCGCATCCGGGCAATCCAGGCCCAGGCCGAGCTGATCGTCGCAGGCGACCTCACCCATCGCCTGCCCTTGTCCACCCGACGCGACGAACTGGACATGCTGGCGGCCATCGTCAATGCCATGCTCGACCGGATCGAACGGCTGATGCACGAGGTCAAGGGGGTATGCGACAACATCGCCCACGACCTGCGCACGCCGCTGACCCGCTTGCGCGCCCAGCTCTATCGAATCCGTCAGCAGAGCCCCATCGACTCGCCCCAGGCCGAGGCACTGGATCTGGCAATAGGTGAAACCGACACGCTGATGGCGCGTTTCCGCGGCCTGTTGCGCATCAGCGAGCTGGAAGACCGCCAGCGCCGCGCCGGCTTCGTCCAACTGGACCCGCACGACCTGCTGGTGGAGCTACACGACTTCTACCTGCCGCTGGCCGAGGATGGCGGCATTCGCCTGCAGTTGCAGCAACCCGAGCGGCTGGGGGCGCTGCACGGCGACCGCGAACTGTTGTTCGAAGCCCTGGCCAACCTGATGGGCAACGCCATCAAGTTCACGCCCGAGGGCGGCCAGGTGGCTGTGACCGCCACCCAGGACGAAGCCGGCGTGCATATCGCCATCGATGACAGTGGGCCGGGGATTCCTGCAGAGGAGCGGGATGCGGTGTTGAAGCGTTTCTATCGCAGCGAGGAAGGTCACCGCCATACCGGTTTCGGGCTGGGGCTGTCGATCGTTGCGGCGATCGTCGACCTGCACGGGTTCAGGCTGGAGGTTGGCGAGAGTGAACTGGGAGGGGCGAAGCTGGTGCTGCATTGCCCGCTGGCGGGCCTGACCCCGTAG
- a CDS encoding urease subunit gamma has product MELTPREKDKLLLFTAALLAERRLARGLKLNYPEAVALISAAVLEGARDGRTVAELMSMGREVLGREQVMEGVAEMLHDVQVEATFPDGTKLVTVHDPIV; this is encoded by the coding sequence ATGGAGCTGACCCCGAGAGAGAAAGACAAACTGCTGCTGTTCACCGCCGCGCTGCTGGCCGAACGGCGCCTGGCCCGTGGCCTCAAGCTCAACTACCCGGAGGCGGTGGCGTTGATCAGCGCGGCGGTGCTCGAAGGCGCCCGCGATGGTCGCACCGTCGCCGAGCTGATGAGCATGGGCCGCGAGGTGCTCGGCCGCGAGCAAGTGATGGAAGGCGTTGCCGAGATGCTCCACGACGTGCAGGTCGAAGCCACCTTCCCCGATGGCACCAAGCTGGTGACCGTGCATGACCCTATCGTTTGA
- a CDS encoding branched-chain amino acid aminotransferase translates to MSNESINWDKLGFDYIKTDKRYLSVWRNGEWDNGTLTEDNVLHISEGSTALHYGQQCFEGLKAYRCKDGSINLFRPDQNAARMQRSCARLLMPQVPTDVFIEACKQVVKANEKFVPPHGKGALYLRPFVIGTGDNIGVRTAPEFIFSVFAIPVGSYFKGGMKPHNFQISSFDRAAPQGTGAAKVGGNYAASLQPGAEAKKANFADAIYLDPLTHTKIEEVGSANFFGITANNEFVTPKSASVLPGITRLSLMELAQSRLGLTVIEGDVEISKLDRFVEAGACGTAAVITPIGGIEYNGKLHVFHDLEKVGPVTQKLYNELTGIQSGDVEAPAGWIVKVA, encoded by the coding sequence ATGAGTAACGAGAGCATTAACTGGGACAAGCTGGGTTTCGACTACATCAAGACCGACAAGCGCTACCTGTCCGTATGGCGCAATGGTGAGTGGGACAACGGCACCCTGACCGAAGACAACGTGCTGCACATCAGTGAAGGCTCTACCGCCCTGCACTATGGCCAGCAATGCTTCGAAGGCCTCAAGGCCTACCGTTGCAAGGACGGCTCGATCAACCTGTTCCGCCCTGACCAGAACGCCGCCCGCATGCAGCGCAGCTGCGCCCGCCTGCTGATGCCACAGGTGCCGACCGATGTGTTCATCGAAGCGTGCAAGCAAGTGGTCAAGGCCAACGAGAAATTCGTCCCGCCACACGGCAAAGGCGCCCTCTACCTGCGTCCGTTCGTGATCGGCACCGGTGACAACATCGGCGTGCGCACCGCTCCCGAATTCATCTTCTCGGTCTTCGCCATCCCGGTTGGCTCGTACTTCAAAGGTGGCATGAAGCCACACAACTTCCAGATCTCCAGCTTCGACCGTGCCGCCCCTCAAGGCACCGGCGCAGCCAAGGTCGGTGGCAACTACGCGGCCAGCCTGCAGCCAGGCGCCGAGGCCAAGAAGGCCAACTTCGCCGACGCCATCTACCTGGACCCGCTGACTCACACCAAGATCGAGGAAGTCGGCTCGGCCAACTTCTTCGGCATCACCGCCAACAACGAGTTCGTCACGCCCAAGTCGGCCTCGGTCCTGCCAGGCATCACCCGCCTGTCGCTGATGGAACTGGCGCAATCGCGCCTGGGCCTGACCGTGATCGAAGGCGACGTCGAAATCAGCAAGCTCGACCGCTTCGTCGAGGCCGGCGCTTGCGGCACTGCCGCGGTGATCACCCCGATCGGCGGCATCGAGTACAACGGCAAGCTGCACGTGTTCCACGACTTGGAAAAGGTCGGCCCGGTTACCCAGAAGCTCTACAACGAGCTCACCGGTATCCAGAGCGGTGACGTCGAAGCGCCAGCAGGCTGGATCGTTAAGGTCGCCTGA
- a CDS encoding glutamine--tRNA ligase/YqeY domain fusion protein, with translation MSKPTADNAPNAAAKGAPAVPANFLRPIIQADLDSGKHSSIVTRFPPEPNGYLHIGHAKSICVNFGLAKEFGGVCHLRFDDTNPAKEDQEYIDAIQSDVKWLGFDWAGEVRYASDYFDQLHDWAVELIKRGKAYVCDLTPDQAKQYRGSLTEPGKNSPFRERSVEDNLDLFARMKAGEFKDGERVLRAKIDMASPNMNLRDPILYRIRHAHHHQTGDKWCIYPNYDFTHGQSDAIEGITHSICTLEFEGHRPLYDWFLDNLPVPAHPRQYEFSRLNLNYTITSKRKLKQLVDEKHVSAWDDPRMSTLSGFRRRGYTPASIRNFCEMIGTNRSDGVVDMSMLEFSIRDDLDRTAPRAMCVLRPLKVVITNYPEGQVEQLELPRHPKEDMGVRVLPFARELYIDRDDFMEEPPKGYKRLEPAGEVRLRGSYVIRADEAIKDAEGNIVELRCSYDPDTLGKNPEGRKVKGVIHWVPAEGSVECEVRLYDRLFRSANPEKTEEGGSFLDNINPDSLQVLSGCRAEPSLGQAQPEDRFQFEREGYFCADLKDSQPGRPVFNRTVTLRDSWGS, from the coding sequence ATGAGCAAGCCCACTGCCGACAACGCGCCCAACGCCGCTGCCAAAGGCGCCCCCGCCGTCCCTGCGAACTTCCTCCGGCCGATCATCCAGGCCGACCTGGACTCGGGCAAGCACAGCAGTATCGTCACCCGTTTCCCGCCGGAGCCCAACGGCTACCTGCACATCGGCCATGCCAAGTCGATCTGCGTCAACTTCGGCCTGGCCAAGGAATTCGGCGGCGTCTGCCACCTGCGCTTCGATGACACCAACCCGGCCAAGGAAGACCAGGAATACATCGACGCCATCCAGAGCGACGTCAAGTGGCTGGGCTTCGACTGGGCAGGCGAAGTACGCTATGCCTCGGACTACTTCGACCAATTGCACGACTGGGCCGTCGAGCTGATCAAGCGCGGCAAGGCCTACGTCTGCGACCTGACGCCCGACCAGGCCAAGCAATACCGTGGCAGCCTCACCGAGCCTGGCAAGAACAGCCCATTCCGCGAGCGCAGTGTCGAGGACAACCTGGACCTGTTCGCGCGCATGAAGGCCGGTGAGTTCAAGGACGGTGAGCGCGTGCTGCGAGCCAAGATCGACATGGCGTCGCCGAACATGAACCTGCGCGACCCGATCCTCTACCGCATCCGGCATGCCCACCACCACCAGACCGGTGACAAGTGGTGCATCTACCCGAACTACGACTTCACCCACGGTCAGTCGGATGCCATCGAGGGTATCACCCACTCGATCTGCACCCTCGAGTTCGAAGGCCACCGCCCGCTGTACGACTGGTTCCTCGATAACCTGCCGGTACCAGCGCACCCGCGCCAGTACGAATTCAGCCGCCTGAACCTGAACTACACCATCACCTCCAAGCGCAAGCTCAAGCAGCTGGTCGATGAAAAGCACGTCAGCGCCTGGGACGACCCGCGCATGTCGACCCTGTCGGGCTTCCGTCGTCGGGGCTATACCCCGGCTTCGATCCGCAACTTCTGCGAAATGATCGGTACCAACCGTTCCGATGGCGTGGTCGACATGTCGATGCTCGAGTTCAGCATCCGTGACGACCTCGACCGCACCGCGCCTCGCGCCATGTGCGTGCTGCGCCCGCTGAAAGTGGTCATCACCAATTACCCGGAAGGCCAGGTCGAGCAGCTCGAACTGCCGCGCCACCCGAAGGAAGACATGGGCGTGCGCGTGCTGCCGTTCGCCCGCGAGCTGTACATCGATCGCGACGACTTCATGGAAGAGCCGCCCAAAGGCTACAAGCGCCTGGAGCCGGCCGGTGAAGTGCGCCTGCGTGGCAGCTACGTGATCCGCGCCGACGAGGCGATCAAGGATGCCGAGGGCAACATCGTCGAGCTGCGCTGCTCCTACGACCCTGACACCCTGGGCAAGAACCCCGAGGGCCGCAAGGTCAAGGGCGTGATCCACTGGGTGCCGGCAGAAGGCAGCGTGGAATGCGAAGTGCGCCTGTACGACCGCCTGTTCCGCTCGGCCAACCCGGAGAAGACCGAGGAGGGCGGCAGCTTCCTCGACAACATCAACCCCGATTCGCTGCAAGTGCTCAGCGGTTGCCGCGCCGAGCCTTCGCTGGGCCAGGCACAACCGGAGGACCGCTTCCAGTTCGAGCGCGAGGGTTACTTCTGCGCCGACCTCAAGGACAGCCAGCCGGGCCGCCCGGTGTTCAACCGCACCGTCACCCTGCGTGACTCCTGGGGCAGCTAA
- a CDS encoding response regulator transcription factor, producing MPRVLTIEDDAVTGQEIVAELTSHGLDVDWADNGREGLAKAISGGYDLITLDRMLPEVDGLTIVTTLRNLKIATPILMISALSDVDERVRGLRAGGDDYLTKPFASDEMAARVEVLLRRNSVPMTQTRLQVADLELDLISHEARRGEQTLNLLPTEYKLLEYLMRHAGQVITRMMIFEEVWGYHFDPGTNLIDVHIGRLRKKIDAPGQSPLIRTVRGSGYAIAEPV from the coding sequence ATGCCCCGCGTACTGACCATCGAAGACGACGCCGTCACCGGACAGGAAATCGTCGCCGAACTCACCAGCCACGGCCTGGATGTGGATTGGGCCGACAACGGCCGCGAGGGCCTGGCCAAGGCTATCTCCGGGGGATACGACCTGATCACCCTGGACCGCATGCTGCCCGAGGTCGATGGCCTGACCATCGTCACCACGTTGCGCAACCTGAAGATCGCCACGCCGATCCTGATGATCAGCGCCCTTTCCGATGTCGATGAACGCGTACGCGGCTTGCGCGCCGGCGGTGACGACTACCTGACCAAGCCGTTCGCCTCGGACGAGATGGCCGCCCGCGTCGAAGTGCTGCTGCGCCGCAACAGCGTACCGATGACCCAGACCCGGCTGCAGGTCGCCGACCTCGAGCTCGACCTGATCAGCCACGAGGCGCGCCGCGGCGAGCAGACCCTCAACTTGCTACCCACCGAGTACAAGCTGTTGGAATACCTGATGCGTCACGCCGGCCAGGTGATCACCCGGATGATGATCTTCGAGGAAGTCTGGGGCTATCACTTCGACCCTGGCACCAACCTGATCGACGTCCACATCGGCCGCCTGCGCAAGAAAATCGACGCACCCGGCCAGTCGCCGCTGATCCGAACCGTTCGGGGCTCCGGCTATGCCATTGCCGAACCCGTCTAA
- the cysS gene encoding cysteine--tRNA ligase codes for MLTIYNTLSKTKETFKPLDGNKVRMYVCGMTVYDYCHLGHGRSMVAFDLVTRWLRKSGYDLTYVRNITDIDDKIINRANENGESFDALTARMIDAMHEDERRLNILPPDQEPRATEHIAGMHAMIQTLIDKGYAYAPGNGDVYYRVGKFVGYGKLSRKKIEDLRIGARIEVDEAKQDPLDFVLWKGVKPGEPSWESPWGPGRPGWHIECSVMSTCCLGESFDIHGGGSDLEFPHHENEIAQSEAATGKQYANAWMHCGMIRINGEKMSKSLNNFFTIRDVLDKYHPEVVRYLLVASHYRSAINYSEDSLRDAKGALERFYHALRGLPRVAAKGGEAFVERFSVAMNDDFGTPEACAVLFDLVREINRLRDSDPAAAAGLAGRLRELGDVLGVLQLEADEFLRAGAEGKVDAAEVEGLIQARLQARADKNWAESDRIRDQLTAMGVVLEDGKGGTTWRLAD; via the coding sequence GTGCTTACCATCTACAACACGCTGAGCAAGACCAAGGAAACCTTCAAGCCGCTCGATGGCAACAAGGTGCGCATGTACGTGTGCGGCATGACCGTGTACGACTATTGCCACCTGGGTCATGGCCGCAGCATGGTGGCCTTCGACCTGGTCACCCGCTGGCTGCGCAAGAGTGGCTACGATCTGACCTACGTGCGCAACATCACCGACATCGACGACAAGATCATCAACCGGGCCAATGAGAACGGCGAGTCGTTCGACGCGCTGACCGCCCGCATGATCGATGCGATGCACGAAGACGAGCGCCGCCTCAATATCCTGCCGCCGGATCAGGAGCCTCGTGCTACCGAGCATATCGCCGGCATGCACGCGATGATCCAGACCCTGATCGACAAGGGCTATGCCTACGCGCCGGGCAATGGCGACGTGTACTACCGGGTCGGCAAGTTCGTCGGCTACGGCAAGCTCTCGCGCAAGAAGATCGAAGACCTGCGTATCGGTGCGCGCATCGAGGTCGACGAGGCCAAGCAGGATCCTCTGGACTTCGTGCTGTGGAAGGGCGTCAAGCCCGGGGAGCCGAGCTGGGAGTCGCCGTGGGGCCCTGGTCGTCCGGGCTGGCACATCGAATGCTCGGTGATGTCGACCTGCTGCCTGGGCGAGAGCTTCGACATCCACGGCGGTGGTAGCGACCTTGAGTTCCCGCACCACGAGAACGAAATCGCCCAGAGTGAGGCCGCCACCGGCAAGCAGTACGCCAATGCCTGGATGCACTGCGGCATGATCCGCATCAATGGCGAGAAGATGTCCAAGTCGTTGAACAACTTCTTCACCATCCGCGACGTGCTCGACAAGTACCACCCAGAGGTGGTGCGTTACCTGTTGGTGGCCAGCCACTACCGCAGCGCCATCAACTATTCCGAAGACAGCCTGCGCGATGCCAAGGGCGCCCTAGAGCGCTTCTATCATGCCCTGCGCGGCTTGCCGCGGGTGGCGGCCAAGGGCGGCGAGGCGTTCGTCGAGCGCTTCAGCGTGGCGATGAACGACGACTTCGGCACCCCCGAGGCGTGCGCCGTGCTGTTCGATCTGGTGCGCGAGATCAACCGCCTGCGTGACAGCGACCCAGCCGCCGCTGCCGGCCTGGCGGGTCGTCTGCGCGAGCTGGGTGATGTGCTCGGTGTGCTGCAGCTGGAGGCCGATGAGTTCCTGCGTGCCGGTGCCGAAGGCAAGGTCGATGCCGCCGAAGTGGAAGGTTTGATCCAGGCGCGCCTGCAGGCGCGTGCTGACAAGAACTGGGCCGAGTCCGACCGTATCCGCGACCAGCTGACCGCCATGGGCGTGGTGCTGGAAGATGGCAAGGGTGGGACCACCTGGCGCCTGGCTGACTGA
- the lpxH gene encoding UDP-2,3-diacylglucosamine diphosphatase, protein MILLISDLHLQEERPDITRAFLDLLDGRARHAKALYILGDFFEAWIGDDAMTPFQQSICQALRQLSDSGTAIYLMHGNRDFLLGQGFCKAAGATLLPDPSVIDLGGEPVLLMHGDTLCTRDIGYMKMRRYLRNPLTLWILRHLPLSTRQTLARKLRNESRAQVRMKATEIVDVTPEEVPKVMATHGVRTLVHGHTHRPAIHKLVVDGQPARRIVLGDWDRRGWTLQVDEHGFQLEPFEFS, encoded by the coding sequence GTGATACTGCTGATCTCCGATCTGCACCTGCAAGAAGAACGCCCGGACATAACCCGGGCGTTTCTTGATCTGCTCGACGGCCGTGCCCGCCACGCCAAGGCGTTGTACATCCTTGGCGACTTCTTCGAAGCCTGGATCGGCGACGACGCCATGACGCCCTTCCAGCAGTCGATCTGCCAGGCCTTGCGCCAGCTCAGCGACAGCGGCACGGCGATCTACCTGATGCACGGCAACCGCGACTTCCTGCTTGGCCAAGGCTTCTGCAAGGCCGCAGGCGCCACGCTGCTGCCCGACCCCAGCGTGATCGATCTGGGCGGCGAGCCGGTCCTGCTGATGCATGGCGATACCCTGTGCACCCGCGACATTGGCTACATGAAAATGCGCCGCTACCTGCGCAATCCGCTGACCCTGTGGATTCTGCGGCATCTGCCGCTGTCCACCCGGCAAACGTTGGCGCGCAAGCTACGCAATGAAAGCCGTGCACAGGTGCGCATGAAAGCCACCGAGATCGTCGACGTCACGCCCGAGGAAGTGCCCAAGGTGATGGCCACCCATGGCGTGCGCACCCTGGTCCACGGCCACACGCACCGGCCGGCGATCCACAAGCTTGTGGTCGACGGCCAGCCTGCCCGGCGCATCGTGCTGGGCGACTGGGACCGTCGTGGCTGGACCTTGCAGGTGGATGAGCACGGTTTCCAGCTGGAACCGTTCGAGTTTTCCTGA
- the ureC gene encoding urease subunit alpha, which translates to MSRISRRAYADMFGPTVGDRVRLADTALWVEVEKDFTIYGEEVKFGGGKVIRDGMGQGQMLSAEAMDLVLTNALIIDHWGIVKADIGVKQGRIAAIGKAGNPDVQPGVTVPVGPGTEVIAAEGKIVTAGGIDSHIHFICPQQVEEALTSGVTTFIGGGTGPATGTNATTCTPGPWYLARMLQAADTLPINIGLLGKGNASRPEALREQIAAGAVGLKLHEDWGSTPAAIDCCLGVAEEMDIQVAIHTDTLNESGCIEDTLAAIGDRTIHTFHTEGAGGGHAPDIIRAAGQANVLPSSTNPTLPYTVNTVDEHLDMLMVCHHLDPSIAEDVAFAESRIRRETIAAEDILHDMGAFAMTSSDSQAMGRVGEVVLRTWQVAHQMKLRRGPLAPDGAYSDNFRVKRYIAKYTINPALTHGIAHEVGSVEVGKLADLVLWAPAFFAVKPALVIKGGMIATAPMGDINGSIPTPQPVHYRPMFGALGAARHATRMTFLPQAAMDRGLAEELGLRSLIGVAHGCRRVRKADMLHNTLQPVIEVDSQTYQVRADGELLVCEPASELPLAQRYFLF; encoded by the coding sequence ATGAGCCGTATTTCCCGCCGGGCATACGCCGACATGTTCGGCCCCACCGTTGGCGACCGCGTGCGCCTGGCCGATACCGCGCTGTGGGTGGAGGTCGAAAAGGACTTCACGATCTACGGCGAAGAGGTCAAGTTCGGCGGCGGCAAGGTCATCCGCGACGGCATGGGCCAGGGCCAGATGTTGTCCGCCGAGGCCATGGACCTGGTGCTGACCAACGCGCTGATCATCGACCACTGGGGCATCGTCAAGGCCGACATCGGCGTCAAGCAGGGCCGCATCGCCGCCATCGGCAAGGCCGGCAACCCCGACGTGCAGCCGGGCGTGACCGTGCCGGTAGGGCCGGGCACCGAGGTGATCGCCGCCGAAGGCAAGATCGTCACCGCAGGCGGCATCGATTCGCACATTCACTTCATCTGCCCGCAGCAGGTCGAGGAAGCGCTCACCAGTGGCGTCACCACCTTCATCGGTGGCGGCACCGGCCCGGCCACCGGCACCAACGCCACCACCTGCACGCCGGGGCCTTGGTACCTGGCGCGGATGCTCCAGGCCGCCGACACCCTGCCGATCAACATCGGTCTGCTGGGCAAGGGCAACGCCTCGCGCCCAGAGGCGCTGCGCGAGCAGATCGCCGCCGGCGCGGTGGGCCTGAAGCTGCATGAGGACTGGGGTTCGACCCCGGCGGCGATCGACTGCTGCCTGGGTGTGGCCGAGGAAATGGACATTCAGGTGGCGATCCACACCGACACCCTCAACGAGTCCGGCTGCATCGAGGACACCCTGGCGGCCATCGGCGATCGCACCATCCATACCTTCCACACCGAAGGTGCTGGTGGCGGCCACGCCCCGGACATCATCCGCGCGGCGGGGCAGGCCAACGTGCTGCCGTCCTCGACCAACCCGACCCTGCCGTACACGGTCAACACCGTCGACGAGCATCTGGACATGCTGATGGTCTGCCATCACCTGGACCCGAGCATCGCCGAGGACGTGGCCTTCGCCGAGTCGCGCATCCGCCGTGAAACCATTGCCGCCGAGGACATCCTCCACGACATGGGCGCCTTCGCCATGACCTCGTCCGACTCGCAGGCCATGGGCCGGGTTGGCGAAGTGGTGCTGCGCACCTGGCAGGTGGCCCACCAGATGAAGCTGCGCCGCGGCCCCCTGGCCCCGGATGGCGCCTACAGCGACAACTTCCGGGTCAAGCGCTACATCGCCAAGTACACCATCAATCCCGCGTTGACCCATGGCATCGCCCATGAAGTCGGCTCGGTGGAAGTGGGCAAGCTGGCTGACCTGGTGCTCTGGGCGCCGGCGTTCTTCGCGGTCAAGCCGGCGCTGGTGATCAAGGGGGGGATGATCGCGACCGCGCCCATGGGCGACATCAATGGCTCCATCCCGACCCCGCAGCCGGTGCACTACCGGCCGATGTTCGGCGCCCTTGGCGCCGCCCGTCATGCCACGCGCATGACCTTCTTGCCCCAGGCGGCCATGGACCGTGGCCTTGCCGAGGAGCTGGGGCTGCGCAGTCTGATCGGCGTGGCCCACGGCTGCCGCCGGGTGCGCAAGGCCGACATGCTGCACAACACCCTGCAGCCGGTGATCGAGGTCGATTCGCAAACTTATCAGGTGCGCGCCGATGGCGAACTGCTGGTCTGCGAGCCGGCCAGCGAGCTGCCGCTGGCCCAGCGTTATTTCCTGTTCTGA
- a CDS encoding urease accessory protein UreD, producing the protein MSQAEHIEPPEHAAGWSAHLQLRFVARDGVTRLGARRHFGPLLVQRPFYPEGAPCHVYVLHPPGGIVAGDRLELDIHLEPGSHALLTMPGASKFYRSIGPTARLTQRFHLQAGSTLEWLPQDSIFFNGARASLDSRFTLEPGARLLAWETLCLGRPVMNERFDQGALDSRLQVELPEAPGLHERLRIEGGQLGKLAGHPLLATFCATPADQAVLDQVRLLLDDLAIPAGATLLGPLLVIRLLDHDNQHLQHTLQRLWHVLRPAVLGLPACPPRIWAT; encoded by the coding sequence ATGTCGCAGGCGGAGCACATCGAACCACCGGAACACGCTGCAGGCTGGAGCGCGCACCTGCAGTTGCGCTTCGTCGCGCGCGATGGCGTGACCCGCCTTGGTGCGCGGCGTCATTTCGGACCTCTTTTGGTGCAGCGCCCGTTCTACCCGGAAGGTGCGCCTTGTCACGTTTATGTTCTGCATCCCCCGGGCGGCATCGTCGCGGGCGACCGGCTCGAGCTGGATATCCACCTCGAGCCGGGCAGTCATGCGCTGCTCACCATGCCTGGTGCCAGCAAGTTCTATCGCAGCATCGGCCCCACCGCGCGGCTGACGCAGCGCTTTCATCTGCAAGCCGGCAGCACCCTCGAATGGCTGCCGCAGGACAGCATCTTTTTCAATGGCGCCCGCGCCAGCCTCGACAGCCGGTTCACCCTCGAGCCCGGCGCCCGTCTGCTGGCCTGGGAAACCTTGTGCCTGGGACGCCCCGTGATGAACGAGCGTTTCGACCAGGGCGCCCTGGACAGCCGCCTGCAAGTCGAACTCCCTGAAGCCCCCGGCCTGCACGAGCGTCTGCGTATCGAAGGCGGGCAACTCGGCAAGCTGGCCGGACACCCGCTGCTCGCCACCTTTTGCGCCACGCCTGCCGATCAGGCCGTACTGGACCAGGTGCGGCTGCTACTCGACGATCTGGCCATCCCTGCCGGCGCCACGTTGCTCGGCCCACTGCTGGTGATCCGCCTGCTCGACCACGACAACCAACATCTGCAACACACCCTGCAGCGCCTTTGGCACGTATTGCGCCCGGCCGTCCTCGGTCTGCCTGCGTGCCCGCCGCGCATTTGGGCCACTTGA